DNA from Halorarum salinum:
GCCTCCTGCGCTCCTCGCGTTCGCTCCCTCCGGTCGCTCACACTGCGGTGCTCGTCCCTCGCGCGTCGTTGGCCGCGCACGAGGCGCGGCCGCCACGCGCCGGCCGGCTGATTCCCTGCACGTGAACGCATCTCCGTTTTCATCCCTGATACGCGGGGGAGAGCGTTTATCTTGATTCCGGGGCCCGTTTCCGCTATGTCGACCAGCGTGCTGATCGCCGACGACTCGGAGTTCATGCGGAACCTCCTCCGCGAGATCCTGGAGGGCGAGTTCGAGATCGTCGGCGAGGCGGAGAACGGGGTGGAGGCCGTGGACATGTACGGCGAGTACGGCCCGGACATCGTGATGATGGACATCGTGATGCCGATCCGGAACGGCATCGAGGCGACCGAGGAGATCACCGGCTCGGACCCGGGCGCCCGCGTCATCATGTGCACGAGCGTGGGCCAGGAGGAGAAGATGAAGGCGGCCGTGAAGGCTGGCGCCGAGGGGTACATCACGAAGCCGTTCCAGAAGCCGAACGTCCTCGAGGCCATCAACGACGTCGTCCCGGCGTAGGGATGTACGTCGACATCCAGTCGCTCGGCACCTTCAGCCGCCTCGCGAGCCAGGGCGCCGACCGGGCGGCCGACTCGCTCTCGCAGCTCACCGGCGCGAGCGTGTACGTCGACGTGACCGACGTGACGCTGATGGCCGCGGGCGACCTCCGGGAGGCGTTTGCCGACCGGGAGTTCGTCGGCGTCGAGATCGGGCTGACGGGCGGCATCGCCGGCCAGACCGTCATGGCGTTCGAACGCGGGGCGGCGAACGAACTCGTCTCCCGGCTCATGCCCGGCGCCGGCGACGACCCCGAGTACGTCCGCAGCGGCGTCACCGAGGCGGGCAACATCCTCACGTCGGGGTTCATCGACGGCTGGGCCGACCACCTCGGGGTCGCCATCGACATGACGCCGCCGTCGTACGTCCGCGCGTCGGGGGTCGAGGTGCTCCCGGACGGCGCGTTCGACGACGACCGCTCGGGCGTGTTCCTCTTCGAGTCGCGCGTCTCCGCGATGGACTCGGAGCTGGATCTCACCATCTACATGCTCCCCGAGTACTCCGGGTTCACCGACCTGCTCGGCCACGAGGACGAACGGGCCGCGGCCGCGGGCGAGGCCGTTCCGGTGGACAAACTGCCGGCGTTCAGCCGGATGACCAGGCGCGGCGCCGCCAGCGCGGCCGAGAAGGTGACGATGATGACCGGCACCGAGACCGCGGTCGACGTCTCCCGGATCCGGTTCGTCCCCGTGGGCGACGTCCCCTCGGAGGTCGGCGACGAGACGCTCGCCGGCACGGTGTTCGAACTCCACGGCGAGCCGAGCGGCTACCTCGCGGTCCTCTTCGACGAGTCCTCGGCCGAGCGGGTCGCGGGCTCGATGATCCCCACCGAGACCGACGACGGCATCGGGGAGATGGAGCGCGGGGCGCTCCGCGAACTGGGCAACATCGTGACCTCCGGGTTCATCGACGGCTGGGCGAACGTGCTCGGGACGAGCATCGAGCACACCCCACCTCAGTTCGTCCACGACATGGGGTCGGCGGTGATGAGCCCGCTCGTGAGCGACCTCGGCCGGACCCAGGACCACGCGTTCATCATCGACTCCACCGTCCGGACCCCCGACGGCGACGTCCGGTGTGACATCTACGCCCTCCCGGATCAACGTGAACTCGCCGCGGCGCTCGACCGCATCGACCCGGCGGTCGCCGACGGCGGTCACGGGCCCGCGGGGTCCGATGACGTCCGCTGACGTGGACTCCCCCTCGAACCGATCGGGGTGCGGATACGACGGCGGCTCCCCGAACGACGTCCCGCGACGGAAGGTCGGCCTCTCGGACGCGGCCGTCGCCACCGACGGAAGCGCGCTCGTCACCAGCGGGCTGGGCTCGTGTCTCGGCGTCGCGGTGCACCACCCGAGCGCCGGGGCGGGCGGGCTCCTCCACGCGATGCTGCCGGAGGCGAGCGACCATCCGGGCGTCGACCAGAAGTTCGTCGTCCAGGGCGTCGAGGCGCTGCTCGCGGCCCTCGCGGACGAGGGCGCCCCGCCGGACGGCCTCCGCGCCAAACTCGCGGGCGCCTCCGAGATGATCGAGTTCGACCGCGGGCCGTCCGCGCCGTCGGTCGGCCGCCGGAACGTCGAGGCCGCAGAACGGGTGCTGGCGGCCAACGACGTCCCGGTCGTTGCCGCGGACACGGGCGGCCACCGGGGGAGGTCCCTCCGGTTCGACACCGCCGACGGTCGACTCCGCGTCGCGTACGCGGGCGGTGACACGCGAGTACTCTGATCTTCGCAACTGGACGGATTCCGGACGTTCGTAATCGGACGGATCGAGTCCCTCGCCCGACGAACCCGATGGATGGTTCGGCAGATTCCGGGACGGACGCGTTCACCTGCGGCCCGACCCGACCGACCGATCGCGACCGCGGGGGATCGGACCCGCCCCGACGGCCGACCGTTATCTGTCCTGATAGACGACGGGGAGAGTTTAAGGGCAGTCCGGGGAAGAAATCGCGGTAATGGGTCTCCTCACCGTACTGCCCGAGGCGGCGGCCGGCTTCGCCGGGGTCGAACCGGGCCTGCTCGTCTCGGTCGGCCTGCTCGGCGCGAGCCTGCTCGATCGCTTCCGGGACGACGACGAGTCGGCCGGGGACGAGAGCGTGGACGACGACCCGTTGCTCGACGACGACGGCGCGTTCGGCGGCGGCGGCGCCGCCGACGGCGACGACCTCGGCGACTTCGGCGGGATGGACGACTGGGACGACGACGACCCCTTCGGGGGCGACGAGGAGGAGGACGACGCCGCCGAGCTGGAGAAGCGACTCGAGGACCTCGAGAACGAGGTCGCCAGCCTCTCCTCGACGGTGAACACCGTCCGGTCGGAGAACGAGGAGATCTCCGGCCAGGTCGACGACATGGGCGAGGACGTCCGCAGCCTGCTGGACATCTACGAGATGGTCACGCGCGGGATCAACCCGTTCGTCGACGACGTCCAGACGGGCGGGGCCGACCTCGGCGGCGACAACTCGTTCGGGCTCTTCGACGACGACGGCGAGGAGGACGACGAGGAGGAACTCGACGAGGACCTCGCGAGCGCGGACGCGGAGGGGTTCTTCGACGAGGAGCTCGTCGAGGAGGACGAGGAGCTCGACGAGGACCTGGACGATCTGGGCGACCTGGACGACCTGGACGACACCGACGACGACACGGAGGACGAAACCATGGCCAGCGACAACGGCGGCAAGAGCTTCAGTGAACTGAAAGACGAGTACGAGTCCGGCGACGCGGAGTGGGCCGGCGGCGGGGACGCCGAGGACGGGGACGGTCTCGAGGACGTCGACGGGAACGGCGACCTCGGCCTCGACCTCGAGGAGGCGGCCGACGACCCGCTCGAGGACGACCCCGGGCCGGAGCCGGACGCGCCGGAGGGCGTGCCGACGGACCCGACCGTGACCGACGACGACGGCGGCGGCTTCGAGTTCGTCGAGGAGGGCGACCTCTCCGAGGGACCGCGGAAGCCGTACCTCACCTCGCTCCCCGGCGACTACGTCGGGGACCTGATGGTGATGGAGTGGCTGGAGTTCCTCGTCGAGGAGTCCAGCACGACCGACGCCGTGCGCGCCGTGAACTACTACGAGCGGGTGGAGTGGATCGGCGAGGACGTCGCGAACCAGCTGAAGGCATTCCTCTCGGGCTTCGGCGACATCGACAGGAACCTGATGGACCGCCCCGGCACGTCCGAGCTCGATCTCGACCACCACACGCGGAGCCTGAAGTACATCATGCAGCTGACGAACGCGACGGCGGAGTCGGTCGTCATCGACCGCTGGCCGCAGCTCTCGGGGGGCCTGCATGGGCCTCAGCGTTAGCGCCGCCACGGCCGTCGTGTTCCTCGGGCTGTTCGTCGCCGCGGGCGCGTTCTACCCCGCGGTGGCGAACGGCGCGGAACTCGTCACGGACGCACAGCACGATGCGAACGACCGGGCGCTCGACCAGCAGAACACCGACATCACCGTGACCAACGCCACCTACGACGCAGACAACGACACGCTCGTCGTGAACGCCACGAACGAGGGCTCGACCGCGCTCGACCTCGCCAGCGTCGACCTCATCGCGGACAACACGTACCTCGAGGCGAACGCGACCGTCGAGGGCGACGGGGACACCGACGTCTGGCTCCCCGGCGAGCGGGCGCGGTTCGAGGTCGACACGGCCGAGGAACCCGACCGCGCGACCGTCGTCGTCGACCACGGCGTCCGCGACGGCGCGGCGGTGGAGGTGATCTAGCGTGGCGAGCGGCGGGGTCGCGGAGATGGTCCTGTTCATCGCCGCGCTGCTCGTGGCGGCCTCGGTCGCCGGCACGCTGACCAGCGAGGTGACGCGGCTCGGCGACGCCATCAGCGAGCGCTCGCTCGACGTGGCCGGCGACGTGCGCGCCGACACCGAGATCATCTCGGATCCGGGAGCGGAGGTGTACAACGCCTCCGGGGGCGAGAACGTCACCGTCTACGTCCGGAACACGGGCTCGTCGGCGCTCAGGGCGGAGCCGTCGACGTTCGACGTGCTGCTCGACGGCACGTACCGGACGAACGTCTCCGTCTCGCTCGTGGGCGACGCCACCGGCTGGGGCCAGGGCGAGGTGGTCGAACTTCGGGTCCACGCACCGGGACTCGAGACGGGCGACCACCGGCTGAAGCTGGTCGTCCGCTCGGACGAGGAGGTGTTGCGGTTCCGCGTATGAGCAGTCGAAACCCACACGACAACCTGCTGTCGATCGGCCTGCCCGAGCGCGACCAGCTGAACCAGGAACTGGGCGGCGGCATCCCCCGCGGGAGCATCGTGCTCGTCGAGGGCGACTACGGCGCCGGCAAGTCCGCGCTCTCCCAGCGGTTCAGCTACGGCCTCGTCGACGAGGGCGCGAGCGTCACCCTCCTCTCGACGGAGCTGACCGTCTCCGGGTTCATCGACCAGATGTACTCGCTGGAGTACGACGTGACGAAGCCGCTGCTCAACGAGGAACTGCTGTTCCTCGCGGCGGACTTCGACTCGGGCGGGGCGTTCTCCGAGGGGGACGGCGAGCGAAAGGAGCTTCTCAAGCGGCTGATGGAGGCCGAGACGATGTGGCAGTCGGACGTCGTCATCCTCGACACGTTCGACTCCATCCTCCGGAACGACCCGACGTTCGAGGCGCTCGTCCGGAACAACGAGGAGCGGCAGGCCGCCCTCGAGATCATCTCGTTCTTCCGTGACATGATCTCGAACGGGACCGTGATCGTCCTCACCGTCGACCCGTCCACGGTCGGCGAGGAGGCCATCGGCCCGTTCCGCTCCATCGCGGACGTCTTCCTCGAGTTACAGATGGTCGAGGTCGGCAGCGACGTCCGCCGGAACATCTCGGTGAAGCGCTTCGCCGGCATGGGGAGCCAGGTCGGGGACAGCATCGGCTTCTCCGTGCGGTCGGGCACGGGCATCGTCATCGAATCGAGGAGCGTCGCGTAGCGACGAGGTGACGACGAATGACAGACCAGGGAACCGCGAAACCGTCGAGCGAACTGAAGCAACTGGCGATGAAGCGCCCCCACCTCCGGGAGCACCTCCAGAAGTTCAAGCAGATCACCGGGGAGTTCCCGATGTTCGTCGACGACGTCCATGGCGACCACGAGGCGCGCCGGCCGAACGTGCTCTACCCGGTCGGCGGCCCCATCTTCTGTCACGTGTACGGCGACTTCGGGCAGGACACGAAGTACTACGCCGTCGAGCCGACGCTCTCGACCGCCGAGGAGCAGGTGCTGGGCGTCGTCAAGAGCAAACTGCTCAACAAGAGCGGCCACCACCGGGCGCCGGACGAGGAGTCCGGCTACGACGACCTCATCGAGGAACTGCTGGAGGAGGTCACGGTCATCGCGGAGGAGGGGGGCGAGTACGGCCCGCTCTCGAAGGTGCTGAACTTCGGCCGGACCGAGGTGTCGCGGGAGACGTACGAGAACATCCGGTACCGGCTGAACCGCGACATCGTCGGCTTCGGCCCGCTGGAGCCGGTCATGCGCGACCCGGAGAACGAGGACATCCACGTCATCGGGCCCAAAGAGTGTCACGTCGACCACGGCGTCTTCGGGATGATGGAGACGACCGTCGACTTCGGGACCCCCAAGCAGTTCGACAACTGGCTGCGCAACATGGGCGAGCGGATGGGCGACCCCGTCTCGGACTCGAACCCCATCGTCGACTCGACGCTCCCGGACGGGTCGCGTATCAACATCATCTACTCCGACGACGTCTCCATCAAGGGCTCCTCGCTCACCATCCGGCAGGGCGAGGGGACGCCGCTCTCGATCAACCAGATCACCAACTGGGGGACGCTGTCGCCGGAACTGGCGGCGTACCTCTGGCTCTGTCTGGAGAACGAGCAGACGGTGTTCGTCGTCGGGGAGACGGCGTCGGGGAAGACGACGACGCTGAACGCCATCCTCTCGTACATCCCGCGGGACTCGAAGATATACACCGCGGAGGACACCGCCGAGGTCGTCCCCCCGCACAACACCTGGCAGCAGCTCCTCACGAGGGAGGGCGACGGCGGCGAGTCGAACGACGTGGACATGTTCGACCTGGTCGCGGCCGCGCTGCGTTCCCGCCCCGACTACATCATCGTCGGCGAGGTGCGGGGCGCCGAGGGTCGGATGGCGTTCCAGGCCGCCCAGACCGGCCACCCCGTGATGCTGACGTTCCACGCGTCCGACATCGTCTCGATGATCCAGCGGTTCACCTCCGACCCGATCAACGTCCCCGAGACGTTCATGGACGTCGCCGACGTCGCGCTGTTCCAGAACCGCGTGAAGCAGGGCGACGACGTGCTCCGACGGGTCACCTCCGTCCAGGAGATCGAGGGCTACTCGAAGGAGATGGACGGGGTCGTCACCCGGCAGGTGTTCGACTGGGACCCCGTGGAGGACGAGATCGTCTTCCGCGGCATGAACAACTCCTACGTCCTCGAGGAGCAGATCGCGACCCTGCTCGGGTACGCGGACACCCGCGACATCTACGACGACCTCTCGTTCCGCGCCGACCTCATCGAGCGGATGATCCAGGAGGGAATCCTCGGCTACCACGAGGTGAACGAGGCCATCACGTCGTTCCAGCGCGACGGCGTCGACGGGCTCCCGTTCGACATGCACCGCTCCACGAGCTAACATGAGCACCGGAACCGGCGGCGGCACGTCGACCCTGTTCCCCGACTCGCTGTCGGACCTGGTGAGGGAGCTGCTCGATTCGTACGACGAACTGGAGATGCCGCGGCGGCAGTACGTCGCGTACGTCCTGCTGCCGGCGCTCGGGTTCCTCCTGCTCACGCTCGCGGGG
Protein-coding regions in this window:
- the cheY gene encoding chemotaxis protein CheY, encoding MSTSVLIADDSEFMRNLLREILEGEFEIVGEAENGVEAVDMYGEYGPDIVMMDIVMPIRNGIEATEEITGSDPGARVIMCTSVGQEEKMKAAVKAGAEGYITKPFQKPNVLEAINDVVPA
- a CDS encoding chemotaxis protein CheC, whose translation is MYVDIQSLGTFSRLASQGADRAADSLSQLTGASVYVDVTDVTLMAAGDLREAFADREFVGVEIGLTGGIAGQTVMAFERGAANELVSRLMPGAGDDPEYVRSGVTEAGNILTSGFIDGWADHLGVAIDMTPPSYVRASGVEVLPDGAFDDDRSGVFLFESRVSAMDSELDLTIYMLPEYSGFTDLLGHEDERAAAAGEAVPVDKLPAFSRMTRRGAASAAEKVTMMTGTETAVDVSRIRFVPVGDVPSEVGDETLAGTVFELHGEPSGYLAVLFDESSAERVAGSMIPTETDDGIGEMERGALRELGNIVTSGFIDGWANVLGTSIEHTPPQFVHDMGSAVMSPLVSDLGRTQDHAFIIDSTVRTPDGDVRCDIYALPDQRELAAALDRIDPAVADGGHGPAGSDDVR
- a CDS encoding chemotaxis protein CheD, translating into MTSADVDSPSNRSGCGYDGGSPNDVPRRKVGLSDAAVATDGSALVTSGLGSCLGVAVHHPSAGAGGLLHAMLPEASDHPGVDQKFVVQGVEALLAALADEGAPPDGLRAKLAGASEMIEFDRGPSAPSVGRRNVEAAERVLAANDVPVVAADTGGHRGRSLRFDTADGRLRVAYAGGDTRVL
- a CDS encoding FlaD/FlaE family flagellar protein, with product MGLLTVLPEAAAGFAGVEPGLLVSVGLLGASLLDRFRDDDESAGDESVDDDPLLDDDGAFGGGGAADGDDLGDFGGMDDWDDDDPFGGDEEEDDAAELEKRLEDLENEVASLSSTVNTVRSENEEISGQVDDMGEDVRSLLDIYEMVTRGINPFVDDVQTGGADLGGDNSFGLFDDDGEEDDEEELDEDLASADAEGFFDEELVEEDEELDEDLDDLGDLDDLDDTDDDTEDETMASDNGGKSFSELKDEYESGDAEWAGGGDAEDGDGLEDVDGNGDLGLDLEEAADDPLEDDPGPEPDAPEGVPTDPTVTDDDGGGFEFVEEGDLSEGPRKPYLTSLPGDYVGDLMVMEWLEFLVEESSTTDAVRAVNYYERVEWIGEDVANQLKAFLSGFGDIDRNLMDRPGTSELDLDHHTRSLKYIMQLTNATAESVVIDRWPQLSGGLHGPQR
- a CDS encoding flagellin is translated as MGLSVSAATAVVFLGLFVAAGAFYPAVANGAELVTDAQHDANDRALDQQNTDITVTNATYDADNDTLVVNATNEGSTALDLASVDLIADNTYLEANATVEGDGDTDVWLPGERARFEVDTAEEPDRATVVVDHGVRDGAAVEVI
- a CDS encoding flagellar protein G — translated: MASGGVAEMVLFIAALLVAASVAGTLTSEVTRLGDAISERSLDVAGDVRADTEIISDPGAEVYNASGGENVTVYVRNTGSSALRAEPSTFDVLLDGTYRTNVSVSLVGDATGWGQGEVVELRVHAPGLETGDHRLKLVVRSDEEVLRFRV
- a CDS encoding ATPase domain-containing protein: MSSRNPHDNLLSIGLPERDQLNQELGGGIPRGSIVLVEGDYGAGKSALSQRFSYGLVDEGASVTLLSTELTVSGFIDQMYSLEYDVTKPLLNEELLFLAADFDSGGAFSEGDGERKELLKRLMEAETMWQSDVVILDTFDSILRNDPTFEALVRNNEERQAALEIISFFRDMISNGTVIVLTVDPSTVGEEAIGPFRSIADVFLELQMVEVGSDVRRNISVKRFAGMGSQVGDSIGFSVRSGTGIVIESRSVA
- a CDS encoding type II/IV secretion system ATPase subunit, translating into MTDQGTAKPSSELKQLAMKRPHLREHLQKFKQITGEFPMFVDDVHGDHEARRPNVLYPVGGPIFCHVYGDFGQDTKYYAVEPTLSTAEEQVLGVVKSKLLNKSGHHRAPDEESGYDDLIEELLEEVTVIAEEGGEYGPLSKVLNFGRTEVSRETYENIRYRLNRDIVGFGPLEPVMRDPENEDIHVIGPKECHVDHGVFGMMETTVDFGTPKQFDNWLRNMGERMGDPVSDSNPIVDSTLPDGSRINIIYSDDVSIKGSSLTIRQGEGTPLSINQITNWGTLSPELAAYLWLCLENEQTVFVVGETASGKTTTLNAILSYIPRDSKIYTAEDTAEVVPPHNTWQQLLTREGDGGESNDVDMFDLVAAALRSRPDYIIVGEVRGAEGRMAFQAAQTGHPVMLTFHASDIVSMIQRFTSDPINVPETFMDVADVALFQNRVKQGDDVLRRVTSVQEIEGYSKEMDGVVTRQVFDWDPVEDEIVFRGMNNSYVLEEQIATLLGYADTRDIYDDLSFRADLIERMIQEGILGYHEVNEAITSFQRDGVDGLPFDMHRSTS